GCTGACTGAATCAACTTTGGGCTGGAAATACACTTCTATTTCGTTGGCGTCGATGGCCCGCCGCAGATGGCGCTCGATCAATACGCGCTCTTGCGCTTCTATCGACATCTGGTAGGTATACAGCTGGTACCGGTTCCGCCCGAGCGCTTTAGCCTGATACATCGCAATATCGGCTTTACGCACCAGGGCATCGAAATCGGTTCCGTCTTCCGGCGAGAAACTGATGCCGATACTGGCCGAAAGATGGATATCGTTGTGATTGATGCGGAATGGCTGATTGAATAAAGACAAAAGCTTTTCTGCAACCAGATTCACCGTTGCCGGGTCTTGCACATTGGCCAGAATGCAGACAAATTCATCGCCGCCAATCCGGGCCAGCGTGTCGCCTGAGCGGACATGCTCAGCAAGCCGCGCCGTCACTGCAATCAGCAGTTGGTCGCCGATAAAGTGACCGAGCGTGTCGTTAACGTCCTTGAAGCGATCCAGATCCAGAAACAGAACCGCCAGCCGTTGAGGTTGCAGCGGCTGCTGCCCTAACGCCGTTTCCAGGCGTTGTTTGAATAACAGACGATTTGGCAGATTGGTCAGCGGATCGTGATGCGCCAGCCGGTCCAGCCGCTCTTCAGCATTGCGGCGCTCGTCGATTTCATCTTCAAGCATGCGGTTCGCATCACCGAGTTCGCGAGTGCGCACTTCGACCCGACCATCCAGTTCGCGATTGATCTCAACCAGCTTGGCGGCCTGATTCTTGATGATCCTTCCCGCCCGCTTTACCACCAGCATTTGCGCAATATAAAGCGCAATCATCGCCAGGCTAATAGCGGCGGTTAGCCACCACAATTGTTTCGCGGTACTGGCGATGAACGACGTTGCATCCAGATAAATCTCAAGCACACCTTCAATCCGCCCATCTGCGCCGTGTACCGGCACGTAGGTTGAAATCAGATCGCGGTCATTGAGTTTGCGTTCAAAAGAATCAATTGTATTGCTGTGTTCCAGCTCGCTTACCGGCACACCGGCGACGGCGGATTCAAAGCCGTCATTGCCCTTTTCAATCTCTCCGACTTGCGTTGGGTCGGTGGAAAACACTGTCATGCCGTTGAGCGCATACACTTTCAGCCGGATAACGTCGGTGCCTTTCATGAGCTGCACGACGTTGCTTTGCAATTTGGCTTGCGTGGCCATTTCCCGCATGCGGGCCACATCGTTGCTCATTTGTGTGAGTGGCTTGAAATGGGGCCACAGCGAATTTTCAAATACCTGCACCAGCGAGGATGCGCGGACTTTCTCCAGTTGCAGCATTTGTGCGCTTGAATAAAAGCGCAAATACCCGGCCATCGCCACCGTGGCGATGCCCATCAGCACCAGCGAAAGCCAGAAGAAATAACGAACCAGATCAAAAGAGCTATCAGCGCCAGGCTCGCCCAGCGGCTGCTTGTTCCACTTGTTGTCCGATGCCATCAACCTCTCCTGGGTGGTTGAGCCGAGTATGCCTGGAAACACGGCATATTTGCATGCAGACAGTGAGCGCTGTTGCGTAGACGAGAACGCTTCACTGATTGGCGTTTTTTCGCGGTGAACCTGGCGCCATGAGATGCTCAAGCGCACAGGCAAAAAGCTGGCATACGATCAGCGCCGGTTCGCCAATTGGGCTCAGCCTTTTGCCAAAGACTTCTCCTCATTGATCGGGCTGCTGCGAAACCGTAAACCCAGGACCAGCGGTACCGCGATCAGATAAACGAGTACCACCGCTAGCCAGATCGCGCCGGGCCATTGCGCCCGCACGACGTAGTAGAACGTTGAGAACGCAAGCGGGCCGATGATCGATGCGAGGGCCACCACCGATGCCAGTACGCCCTGAAACTGCCCCTGTCGCGTCTCATCAACCAGGCGCGTAGCAAGCGACTGCAGTGCAGGAACACCAATGCCGCCGAGGGCGAAGAGCGGCATGATCGCAAACACCATCCAGCCTTGCGTGGCAAAAGCCAGCAGGCCCAGCGCAACGCAGATGCCGGCTATCCCGGTCAAGATGGCGCCGCGTTCACCCAGTAATTTGACGGCTGGTCCGGGCAAAAAGGCCTGAGCCAGTGATTGGCATATGCCAAAGGTGCCGAGCGACAAACCGATCCACAGGCCGTTCCACTGAAATGCGTCGTTGCCCCAGAGCGCCCAGCAGGTGCCATACACCTCGCCCGAGGCACTCAGGATGAAAAAGATCAATGTGATGGGCGCGAGACTCTTCATGGAGAACACCCAGCGTAACGGGCGCAGCGGGTTGAGCGCAGCGAGGTCGATCTTCTCCCCGCTTGGCGTACGCGATTCCGGCAGGACGAACAATGCCAGCAGCAGGTTGGCCGCATTCAGTGCCGCAGCGGCAATGAACGGGAGCCTTAGCCAGTAGTCGCCCAGCACCCCGCCGAGCACCGGACCGATGATGAACCCGATGCCAAACATGGCATTGAACAGGCCAAACCGCCGCGCACGCGTTTCCTGGGGCGAGATATCCGTGATGTAGGCGGTCGCTACCGAAATATTGGCGCTGGTCAGCCCGGCAATGGCACGGCCAATGAGCAGCATCCACAGTTGGGGCGCAAAAGCCATGACCACGTAGTTAATCGCGGCGCCGGCGAGGGAAATCAGCAGCACCGGGCGTCGGCCAAGGCGGTCACTCAACGCGCCAAGCACTGGCGCAAAGACGAACTGCATCACTGCATACAGCGCGGTCATGATGCCGATCCACGGCGCGACATTGCCTGCGTGCGTCACCTCTTCAAGCAAGCGCGGCAGGATGGGAAAGATCAGTCCGATGCCGACGGCATCCAGACCAATCGCGGTAAAGATAACGATAAGTGGTTTATTCATTGGGATTCTTGGTGGTGCCGCAAAAGGGCGACTGGTAACGCCTGCGTGGCAGGTTTACGCGGGTGGAAAACGGGTTTGGCCGGTGATCTGCAATTGGCCTTCCTGAAACTGGAGTCATGACGAAGGCACTTACGTGCCGCCCAAATTGGGCTCGCTCACGTTCAGGGCATTCAGCACTTTTCGGAAATGTATTAAATACCAATATGTACTGAGTACACAGTAGCGTGTGCTATTATCCGCAGCATGTCAACGCCATCCGACCTTCGATCCCGCAAGCGCCTTGCCACGCGACAAGGCATCTCCGATACCGCCACGCGCCTTTTCCAGGAACGCGGTTTTGATAACGTGACGGTGGACGAGATCGCGGCGGCGGCTGATGTCGGGCGAATGACGGTGTTCAATCACTTCCCGCGCAAAGAAGACATGTTCTTTGATCGCGACGAGGAAGGGCGCGAGATGCTGCGCGAGGCCTTGCGCCAGCGCGATCCAAACATCTCGCCGCTGGAGACGCTACGCCTCTTGGCACATCGGCTGGTTGCCCAGCAGAGTCCTTACGTCAGATTTGAGGCTGGGGGCGCGGGCTTTGTCTCTGCCGGGAGTCAGGGCTTTATCGAGACAATCGCGGGCAGCGAAACCCTCAAGGCGCGGGCGCGGGCGATACGGGATGAACTGGCGCAACTGTTGACGTTAGCGCTAGCCGAATGCGCCGGGCGAGAACCGGGTGATGCCGACGCGCAACTGGCGGCAGGCCTGCTTCTGGCAACGTGGACGGTGGCGCTTACCCAGGCTCACCAGACTTTTCGGCAGAGCCAGGACGCAAAGGCAGCGAAAGCCGTGTTTCTCGCGATTGTTGATAAAGGCGCCATCGGCCTGAACGCCGCAATGGCCGGCACCCCCTACGCCTGAGCAATCACTGTGCGCCTGCGGACTCGCGGCCTTGCGCCCAGCCGCGTATTGCTTCGGCAAATAGCCGCAACGCGGTAGGCGGGTGGCGGTTGGCGGGGTAATAGAGACACAAACCCGGGAAAGCCGGGCTCCAGTCTGGCAGCACGGCGGTGAGACGACCTGCCGCAAGATGCTCGGCAACGTCGTCTTCTGGCACCCACGCAATGCCGATCCCGGCCAGCGCGCCTTCGATCGCCAGTTTGAGATTGCCCACCGTCAGCGGGCCATTGACGTCCAGATGCATGGTGCGGCCGCGATACTGCGGGTCCCAGCGATACAGCTGGCCACTGTCAAAGCGAAAACGGATACAGCGATGCTGCAGTAAATCTTGAGGCGTTGTAGGTGTGCCGTGTTGTGCCAGGTAGGCAGGCGTCGCCACAGCGGTAAAGCGCATATCTCGTCCGAATTTCACGGCAATCATGTCACGTGGCACTGTTTCCAGCAGGCGAATGCCCGCGTCAAATTCACCGGCCACGATATCCAGCATCCGGTTATCCAGCACAAACTCAATATGGATATCGGGATAGGTCGCCAGGAACTCAGGCAAAACATGCCGAATCAGCGGGGTGGCGCCGGACTCCGAGGTGCTGATCCGCAGCGAGCCCGACGGTTTGTCCCGCGCAGACCTGGCCTCGCTGATCGCGTCTTCGATATCGGCAATGGCAGGGCGCACCCGCAGCAAAAACTGTTCGCCCGCGTCGGTCAGCGCCACTGAGCGGGTGGTGCGGTTGAACAGCCGCACACCCAGCCGTTCTTCCAGTCCTCTTATGGCATGACTCAAGGCCGAGGCCGATACATCCAGCGCACGCGCTGCCGCCCGAAAGCTGCGGTGCTCGGCAACCGCAACAAACGCATTCAGTTCGGAAAATCCAGTACTGGCCATAGATGAGTTTTCCTCAATAGATCATGCAATTTTAGCTGGATTGTTGATTGATCTTGCAGGAAATACACTGCTTGTCATCTTGAGAGGGCACCGGCCACAGCGCCAAACCCGGTCATCTCACCGTTTTGGTTAGCAGCAAGCAACTGGAGAACAACATGCAAAAACGCAAACTTGGCAAGAGTGGTCTGGAAGTATCGGCACTGGGGCTGGGCTGCATGGGGCTGAGTTACGGCTACGGGCCAGCCACCGACAAACAGCAGGCCATTGCGCTGATTCGCCGCGCGTATGAGCTGGGCGTTACCTTCTTTGATACCGCCGAGGTTTACGGCCCGTATCTCAATGAAGAGGTCGTGGGCGAAGCGCTGGCACCGTTTCGCAATGAAGTGGTCATCGCCACCAAGTTTGGTTTTAACTTTGGCGATGACGGCAAACAGCAAAGCCTGGACAGCCGTCCGGAGCATATCCGGCAGGTGGTCGAGGGTTCACTCAAGCGCCTGAAAACCGATGTGATCGACCTCTATTACCAGCATCGGGTTGATCCGCAAGTACCCATTGAAGAGGTGGCGGGCGCTGTCAGAGAGCTGATCCAGCAAGGCAAGGTGAAGCATTTTGGCTTGTCCGAAGCGGGCGCGCAGACCATCCGCCGCGCCCACGCCGTGCAACCGGTGACTGCGCTGCAAAGCGAGTATTCGCTGTGGTGGCGCGAGCCCGAGCAGGAAATCTTGCCGCTGCTGGAAGAACTGGGCATTGGCTTTGTGCCGTTCAGCCCGCTGGGTAAAGGGTTTCTGACTGGTGCGATTACCGAAAACACATCGTTCGCCAGCAATGATTTCCGGCAAGTGGTGCCGCGTTTCAGTACCGATGCCCGTAAAGCCAATCAGGCGCTGGTGGATCGGCTGGGCGCGATTGCGGCACAAAAACGCGTTACACCGGCGCAGATTGCGTTGGCGTGGCTGTTGGCGCAAAAGCCCTGGATTGTGCCTATTCCCGGCACCACCAAGCTGCAACGGCTGGGCGAAAACATGAGCGCTGCAGCGGTTGAACTGACCGGGCAAGAACTGGCGGATATTCAAAGCGCCATTACCAGCATGGCCGTGCACGGCGACCGCTATCCCGCCCACTTGCAGGCGCGTGTTGGCCGCTAAACCGCCACGGCGCGGACATCATTGCGCGATCAGTAGTCGTCGCCAGTTCACTCTTACTTGATAGAGGTTATCCATGGAATTCCGAACACTGGGCAGTACGTTGCAAGTCTCCAGCCTTGGTCTGGGCTGCATGAGCATGAGTGCCGCCTACGGCCCGGCCGCCGACAAGCAGGAAATGATCAAGCTCATCCGCAACGCGCACGAGCGCGGCATCACTTTGTTTGACACGGCGGAGTCTTACGGCCCGTTTCTTAACGAAGATTTGCTGGGTGAAGCGCTGCAGCCGATCCGCGATCAGGTGGTCATTGCCACCAAGTTTGGCTTTGATATCGACTTGGTCACTGGCGAGCGCCGCGGCGCTGGCACCAACAGCCGCCCGGAACACATCAAGGCCGTGGCCGATGCCAGCCTGAAGCGGCTGCGTACTGATCGCATCGATTTGTTCTACCAGCACCGGGTTGATCCAGCCGTGCCGATTGAGGAAGTGGCCGGTGCGGTGAAGGACCTGATTGCCCAAGGCACGGTGAAGCACTTCGGTTTGTCCGAGGCCAGCGTGCAGACGATCCGGCGCGCCCACGCAGTGCAAACCGTCGCCGCCGTGCAGAGTGAATATTCGCTGTTCTGGCGCGGCCCGGAACTGGAACTGCTGCCAGTGCTGGAAGAACTGGGCATTGGTTTTGTGCCGTTCAGCCCGCTGGGCGCGGGGTTTCTCACCGGCCAGATCGACGAGCATACGCAGTTTGATCCAACGGACTTTCGCAACGTCGTGCCGCGTTTTTCCCCCGAGGCGCGCAAGGCCAATATGGCGCTGGTCGACGTAGTCAAAGCGGTCGCGGCCCGCAAAGGTGCTACACCAGCCCAGGTTGCGCTTGCCTGGTTGCTCGCTCAAAAGCCGTGGATTGTGCCTATCCCCGGTACCACCAAGCCGCACCGGCTGGTGGAGAACCTAGGGGCGATCGATCTGACTCTGACCGCAGATGACCTCACGCTGATCAACGAGGAAGTATCCCAAGTACAGGTGCATGGCGAACGTTTGCCTGCGGCGGCATTGCAGATGACTAACCGTTAAACACCACCACCACAGCAGGAACAGAAAATCGCAGACGATAGCCACTATTACGGCCATCTCTGCGATTTTTTGTTTGCGCTGCGCCAGTCGTGGGATTTGGGCGGTGAGCAATGTTGCCCGGCACATGCTGGGTGCAAGCACTACGATGATTGCAAGCGCTGCTTCGCTTACGTCACGGGTGCCGGATTCGGTCGGTCACCGGCTCGTGCTGCCGAAACAAACCCTTGCACTCAGAGCGGAGGCAGCGCGTTTAGCCGCCAGTTTTGTGCGGAACCCCTAAAAGAAATGTCGTGGAGATGCCAAGTATGGAGTTGCTCGCAAATCATCCCGTTTTGTTCTGCCTGGTCTCGCTGCTGCTCATGTCACTGGCGGCGTGGGTTGGCGCGGTTGTGCTACGCCAGAAAAAGCCAATGGATGAGGCGACAGTCGAAGATTTCAGTGTTGTGCAATCGGCCACGTTGACGCTGCTGGCGCTGGTGATCGGGTTTTCGCTGTCGATGGCGGTGGGGCGCTACGACCAGCGCAAGAATTACGAAGAAGAAGAAGCCAACGCCATTGGCACAGAGTTTATCCGCGTGGATTTTCTGTCCGTCCCGGCTGCGGCGCAGTTGCGGACTTTGCTGGTCAAATATCTTGATCAACGCGTCCTGTTTTATCGGACCAACGATGCCCAACAGCTCGGGGTCATTAACACCACGACCGCGCAGATTCAGGCCGATATGTGGGCGTTGGTGCGCACTGGCGCCAGCGCCGCGCCGAATCCGATTACCGCGCTGGTAACTGCGGGAATGAATGACGTGATCAATACCCAAGGCTATACCCAGGCGGCGATCTGGAACCGCATTCCGCATTCGGCGTGGGCGCTGATGATTGTGATCGGGCTGTTCAGCAACGCACTGGTGGGCTACGGGTCGCGCAGCAAGCAGGTGAGAAGCCGGTTTCTGGTGATCATGCCGCTGGTGGTTTCGCTGTCGTTCATGTTGATCGCGGATATCGACAGCCCGCGTAGCGGCATTATCCGCGTGGTGCCCCAAAACCTGATCAGCCTGGCGCAATCGCTGCCCAAGCCGTAAGCGACGGCCCAGGCTCGCGCCCTGGCAGAGCAGGCTGGCCGCAATCGCAGTGTTGTTGCCGGGCCTGGTATGCCAGAGACACTCATCGGGAATGACGTCAGGAAATGCAGCCATGATTCTCAGTCGTCAGCAGCGCGCTCCACAGTTTCCCCACGCCTATTCGGTCTGGCGCGATCACGCCTGGTTCTGGGGCGCGATTGTTTTTCTGGGCATGCTAACCATCTTGCTGGTGGTGTGGCTGGTGGAGCCCGCGCCGCCCAAAACCATCGTCATTAGCGCTGGCCCGGCGGATGGCTCATTCTGGCCCGCCGCCAATGCTTATCGCAAAATTCTGGCGCGTGACGGGGTCACGCTAAAAGTCCTGCCATCGGACGGTTCTTTGCAAAACCTGCATCGCTTGCTCGATCCGAAGCAACATGTTGATCTGGCGCTGGTACAAGGCGGCGTGGCGCAAGGGTTGGATACCTCATCGCTGATGTCGTTGGGCAGTGTGTTTTATGCGCCGATTGTGGTGCTGTATCGCGGCGGCGAAATTGCCCGATTATCGCAACTGAATGGCAAGCGCATTGCGATTGGCCGCGAAGGCAGCGGTACGCGAGTGATTGCACTCAATTTGCTCAAGGCCAACGGCATTGTGGCCGGGGGCGCTGCTACATTGCTGCCCTTCGACGGGCAGGAGTCCGCACGCCAACTGGCAGCCGGGCAGATTGATGCGGCGTTCTTCAATGGGGACTCCGCCACTCGCGGCCTGATGTTGCGCTTGCTGCAAGACCCGAATGTGCTGGCGCTGAATTTCACTCAGGCGGCGGCTTATACGCGGCTTTTTCCGTATTTGAACCAGATTGATTTACCCGCCGGGGTGCTTGATCTGGGCCGCAATATTCCTCCCGCCACTGTGCATTTGATTAGTCCGATGGTTGAACTGGTAGCTCGGCCCAATTTGCACCCCGCCATTTCTGATTTGCTGATCGAGGCCGCGCAGGAAGTCCACGGCATGCCGGGTTTGCTGCAGCGCAGCGGCGAGTTTCCCAGCCCTATCGAGCACGAATATCGCATCAGCGAAGACGCAGCTCGCTATTACCGGTCAGGCAAGAATTTCCTCTACCGCAATTTGCCGTTCTGGATGGCCAGCCTGGTCGATCGCACGCTGGTTTTGCTGATCCCCATGGCGGTGCTGTTTTTCCCGGCGTTGCGCGTGTTGCCAGCGTTGTACCGCTGGCGGGTGCGCTCGCGTATTTATCGCTGGTATGGCTTGTTGATTGCGATTGAGCGCGAGGCGCTGGAGCACGTGACGGACGAAGAGCGTGACCGCCTGGTCAAAGACCTCGACCATATTGAAGAAAGCGTAAACCAGCTGAAAATGCCGCTCGCTTATGCCGATGCTTTCTATGTGTTGCGGGAGCACGTCGGCTTTGTGCGCTCCCGGCTTAGTGGCGAACAACGGCCTGCCTGAGCACGCTGACGCGCCCGGGTTCAGCTTTTCTGGCGGCCCTGGATTGGCTCGGCAACTATGTGTTGCGGTAGCGCAGGCGCCTTGCCATCGCCAGCAAGAGCGGCGACCACATAGCGATTGCGCCCCGCCATTTTAGCCTGGTACAAGGCTTCGTCGGCCTTGCTGTAGGCGGCATCCAGTGACAACGGCTGACCGGGGCCGATGGCAACTGCGCCGACGGACACCGTCAATTGTGGCCAATCGCTTTTTTCATGCGGGATATCCAGATCACGCACTCCCACGACAATGCGTTCCAGCACGGCGTCGAACTGATCTGGGGCTTGCAGCGGCACCAGCACCGCGAACTCCTCGCCACCCACCCGGAACACGCCATCAGTGGCGCGCTGCAATGCCTGACGCAGTGCTTCGCTCACGCTACGCAAGACCTGATCGCCTGCCTGATGGCCATAGTGATCGTTATATTTTTTGAAGAAGTCGACATCCAGAATGGCCAGTCCCAGCCAGCTCTGGTCGCGCAGGCTACGGCCAAACTCGCGTTGCGCAATGATGTCGAAGTGGCGCCGGTTATAGAGTCCGGTCAATCCATCCTGAATCGACAATTTCTCGTTATCGCGCAGTGCTCCGGCCAGTAACACCAGCAAAGTCACCGACAACAAAGAGGCGATGATCGCGCCGATCAACAAGAGCGAGTCGCTGGCCGCACCCAGCAAAATGGCGGGGTGGTCGGTGATAGTCACCATGAACCAGCCCGCCTGGCTGAGCGGGTAAACGGTATATGACACCTTGCCGGCGCGCACCGGTGTGCCGGGTGGGCGTTGCAATACGTCGACGGATACTTTGGGTTGCTCCGGGTGCAGCAAGTTGCGGCCGCTGGCGTTGA
This genomic interval from Silvimonas soli contains the following:
- a CDS encoding putative bifunctional diguanylate cyclase/phosphodiesterase; this translates as MASDNKWNKQPLGEPGADSSFDLVRYFFWLSLVLMGIATVAMAGYLRFYSSAQMLQLEKVRASSLVQVFENSLWPHFKPLTQMSNDVARMREMATQAKLQSNVVQLMKGTDVIRLKVYALNGMTVFSTDPTQVGEIEKGNDGFESAVAGVPVSELEHSNTIDSFERKLNDRDLISTYVPVHGADGRIEGVLEIYLDATSFIASTAKQLWWLTAAISLAMIALYIAQMLVVKRAGRIIKNQAAKLVEINRELDGRVEVRTRELGDANRMLEDEIDERRNAEERLDRLAHHDPLTNLPNRLLFKQRLETALGQQPLQPQRLAVLFLDLDRFKDVNDTLGHFIGDQLLIAVTARLAEHVRSGDTLARIGGDEFVCILANVQDPATVNLVAEKLLSLFNQPFRINHNDIHLSASIGISFSPEDGTDFDALVRKADIAMYQAKALGRNRYQLYTYQMSIEAQERVLIERHLRRAIDANEIEVYFQPKVDSVSGHLVGAEALARWNSPELGSVSPARFIPVAENSGLIVRLGDQVLEKTCRQIAQWRGAGFAINSVSVNLSVKQLERDDFPARLASLLSICNLPASTLELEITESVIMAAADAFSMLEAIKALGVKLSIDDFGTGYSSLAYLKQLPVHILKIDRAFVLGIGVGNDSEAIIRTIIGLAGSLGLSTVAEGVEELAQVEFLQREGCTTIQGFYFGRPQPAALFAQDWAPKLHTL
- a CDS encoding TCR/Tet family MFS transporter, producing MNKPLIVIFTAIGLDAVGIGLIFPILPRLLEEVTHAGNVAPWIGIMTALYAVMQFVFAPVLGALSDRLGRRPVLLISLAGAAINYVVMAFAPQLWMLLIGRAIAGLTSANISVATAYITDISPQETRARRFGLFNAMFGIGFIIGPVLGGVLGDYWLRLPFIAAAALNAANLLLALFVLPESRTPSGEKIDLAALNPLRPLRWVFSMKSLAPITLIFFILSASGEVYGTCWALWGNDAFQWNGLWIGLSLGTFGICQSLAQAFLPGPAVKLLGERGAILTGIAGICVALGLLAFATQGWMVFAIMPLFALGGIGVPALQSLATRLVDETRQGQFQGVLASVVALASIIGPLAFSTFYYVVRAQWPGAIWLAVVLVYLIAVPLVLGLRFRSSPINEEKSLAKG
- a CDS encoding TetR/AcrR family transcriptional regulator, translating into MSTPSDLRSRKRLATRQGISDTATRLFQERGFDNVTVDEIAAAADVGRMTVFNHFPRKEDMFFDRDEEGREMLREALRQRDPNISPLETLRLLAHRLVAQQSPYVRFEAGGAGFVSAGSQGFIETIAGSETLKARARAIRDELAQLLTLALAECAGREPGDADAQLAAGLLLATWTVALTQAHQTFRQSQDAKAAKAVFLAIVDKGAIGLNAAMAGTPYA
- a CDS encoding LysR family transcriptional regulator, which translates into the protein MASTGFSELNAFVAVAEHRSFRAAARALDVSASALSHAIRGLEERLGVRLFNRTTRSVALTDAGEQFLLRVRPAIADIEDAISEARSARDKPSGSLRISTSESGATPLIRHVLPEFLATYPDIHIEFVLDNRMLDIVAGEFDAGIRLLETVPRDMIAVKFGRDMRFTAVATPAYLAQHGTPTTPQDLLQHRCIRFRFDSGQLYRWDPQYRGRTMHLDVNGPLTVGNLKLAIEGALAGIGIAWVPEDDVAEHLAAGRLTAVLPDWSPAFPGLCLYYPANRHPPTALRLFAEAIRGWAQGRESAGAQ
- a CDS encoding aldo/keto reductase; the protein is MQKRKLGKSGLEVSALGLGCMGLSYGYGPATDKQQAIALIRRAYELGVTFFDTAEVYGPYLNEEVVGEALAPFRNEVVIATKFGFNFGDDGKQQSLDSRPEHIRQVVEGSLKRLKTDVIDLYYQHRVDPQVPIEEVAGAVRELIQQGKVKHFGLSEAGAQTIRRAHAVQPVTALQSEYSLWWREPEQEILPLLEELGIGFVPFSPLGKGFLTGAITENTSFASNDFRQVVPRFSTDARKANQALVDRLGAIAAQKRVTPAQIALAWLLAQKPWIVPIPGTTKLQRLGENMSAAAVELTGQELADIQSAITSMAVHGDRYPAHLQARVGR
- a CDS encoding aldo/keto reductase, with amino-acid sequence MEFRTLGSTLQVSSLGLGCMSMSAAYGPAADKQEMIKLIRNAHERGITLFDTAESYGPFLNEDLLGEALQPIRDQVVIATKFGFDIDLVTGERRGAGTNSRPEHIKAVADASLKRLRTDRIDLFYQHRVDPAVPIEEVAGAVKDLIAQGTVKHFGLSEASVQTIRRAHAVQTVAAVQSEYSLFWRGPELELLPVLEELGIGFVPFSPLGAGFLTGQIDEHTQFDPTDFRNVVPRFSPEARKANMALVDVVKAVAARKGATPAQVALAWLLAQKPWIVPIPGTTKPHRLVENLGAIDLTLTADDLTLINEEVSQVQVHGERLPAAALQMTNR
- a CDS encoding TAXI family TRAP transporter solute-binding subunit, producing the protein MILSRQQRAPQFPHAYSVWRDHAWFWGAIVFLGMLTILLVVWLVEPAPPKTIVISAGPADGSFWPAANAYRKILARDGVTLKVLPSDGSLQNLHRLLDPKQHVDLALVQGGVAQGLDTSSLMSLGSVFYAPIVVLYRGGEIARLSQLNGKRIAIGREGSGTRVIALNLLKANGIVAGGAATLLPFDGQESARQLAAGQIDAAFFNGDSATRGLMLRLLQDPNVLALNFTQAAAYTRLFPYLNQIDLPAGVLDLGRNIPPATVHLISPMVELVARPNLHPAISDLLIEAAQEVHGMPGLLQRSGEFPSPIEHEYRISEDAARYYRSGKNFLYRNLPFWMASLVDRTLVLLIPMAVLFFPALRVLPALYRWRVRSRIYRWYGLLIAIEREALEHVTDEERDRLVKDLDHIEESVNQLKMPLAYADAFYVLREHVGFVRSRLSGEQRPA
- a CDS encoding sensor domain-containing diguanylate cyclase, producing the protein MTKRRPTVFASLSAGRRTERLVLLAATTLFIGGLVCGFYRFNQNLATEYGDVSDASAYAAVHLEYALETRRQSVEMLAEQAAELMSGRYSLNLQPTLRLDPRPDHHGYVLGALPGFTKAELGQLSGEGPMPPTDSPLAREMAMAIALTPLLKALEHRDADLPLIYYQSASGFAYVYPALGTATSGSQFYRRSDEQRAAYAKAAPQANPQRQTIWTRAAPDFEHKEQTATVSAPLYVADQFLGVISRDVKLATLVEALVLRKVPYSGLTVVNASGRNLLHPEQPKVSVDVLQRPPGTPVRAGKVSYTVYPLSQAGWFMVTITDHPAILLGAASDSLLLIGAIIASLLSVTLLVLLAGALRDNEKLSIQDGLTGLYNRRHFDIIAQREFGRSLRDQSWLGLAILDVDFFKKYNDHYGHQAGDQVLRSVSEALRQALQRATDGVFRVGGEEFAVLVPLQAPDQFDAVLERIVVGVRDLDIPHEKSDWPQLTVSVGAVAIGPGQPLSLDAAYSKADEALYQAKMAGRNRYVVAALAGDGKAPALPQHIVAEPIQGRQKS